The following coding sequences are from one Sandaracinaceae bacterium window:
- a CDS encoding homogentisate 1,2-dioxygenase yields the protein MKSFFHPHRGNPPRQAHVDIGDLKEDEIGRQGFSGRMAQLYRRNDPQRYKAHGALRCRRAMTRELAVPDQSDPRALPLRLLENEDCAVSLSKRSAPMPFYTRHLDGDAAYFVHQGTGLFETEFGPLRYEPGDYLVMPKAVTFRIVPDGVQNHFYVLETSSELTIPDYGPFGRHAPLDPSTIEIPEAHVIDDPNEWEIVLQHDGGSSSITYKHNPCDVEAWKGDLFPFRFNIRDWNVVSSDTLHLPPPVHQLFGARGVVLCNFLPRPAEGRKGAERVPVNHRNVDYDEVIFVHGGSFLGAPLGAGMLEHDPQGLHHGAPEKARAMARQFHDNVSRVEWQIVALETSRRLRPTAAFLEAAGG from the coding sequence ATGAAGTCGTTCTTCCACCCGCACCGCGGCAACCCCCCGCGGCAAGCCCACGTCGACATCGGTGACCTCAAGGAGGACGAGATTGGCCGCCAGGGCTTCTCGGGCCGCATGGCCCAGCTGTATCGGCGCAACGATCCCCAGCGCTACAAGGCCCACGGCGCGCTCCGCTGTCGCCGCGCCATGACGCGCGAGCTGGCGGTGCCGGACCAGAGCGACCCACGCGCGCTCCCGCTGCGCCTCCTCGAGAACGAGGACTGCGCCGTGTCGCTCAGCAAGCGCAGCGCGCCCATGCCCTTCTACACACGCCACCTGGACGGGGACGCGGCCTACTTCGTCCACCAGGGCACGGGGCTGTTCGAGACCGAGTTCGGCCCCCTGCGCTACGAGCCCGGGGACTACCTGGTGATGCCCAAGGCCGTCACGTTCCGCATCGTGCCGGATGGCGTGCAGAACCACTTCTACGTGCTCGAGACGAGCTCGGAGCTGACGATCCCGGACTACGGCCCCTTCGGTCGGCACGCTCCGCTCGACCCCAGCACCATCGAGATCCCCGAGGCGCACGTCATCGACGACCCCAACGAGTGGGAGATTGTCCTGCAGCACGACGGCGGCTCCTCGTCCATCACCTACAAGCACAACCCCTGCGACGTCGAGGCGTGGAAGGGCGACCTGTTCCCGTTTCGCTTCAACATTCGCGACTGGAACGTGGTCTCGAGCGACACGCTGCACCTGCCGCCGCCGGTGCACCAGCTGTTCGGGGCGCGCGGCGTGGTGCTGTGCAACTTCCTCCCGCGCCCGGCCGAGGGGCGCAAGGGCGCGGAGCGCGTGCCGGTGAACCACCGCAACGTGGACTACGACGAGGTCATCTTCGTGCACGGCGGCAGCTTCCTCGGCGCGCCCCTCGGGGCGGGCATGCTGGAGCACGACCCGCAGGGGCTGCACCACGGCGCCCCCGAGAAGGCGCGCGCCATGGCGCGGCAGTTCCACGACAACGTCAGCCGCGTGGAGTGGCAGATCGTGGCGCTCGAGACCTCGCGCCGGCTCCGTCCGACCGCGGCGTTCCTGGAGGCGGCCGGTGGCTGA
- a CDS encoding class I SAM-dependent methyltransferase, producing MGDATKIAPTAHYTAYAWHVLGLPYAEHFATPLGRRLFRAYGLLELPSKLRGRPSKLLRTLHNRHALIDAELERLNPDMVVELGAGLSRRGLTFALDHGVRYVELDLPAVAAFKRRVLEDHVPASLLARAGERLRVLDADILAPGFRDELAKHLAGAERPVVVAEGVVGYFEAAQRHAILSSIRGALPHTGALLTDLRVRQGQAASTRVLRLGILIATRGRGAAPSFADRKEVLAMLHGAGFTDVAELPALERDVLSTVWRSRP from the coding sequence ATGGGTGACGCCACGAAGATCGCGCCGACCGCGCACTACACCGCCTACGCGTGGCACGTGCTGGGTCTGCCGTACGCAGAGCACTTCGCCACGCCGCTCGGGCGTCGGCTGTTCCGCGCCTACGGGCTCCTCGAGCTGCCCAGCAAGCTGCGTGGGCGCCCGAGCAAGCTGCTGCGCACGCTGCACAACCGGCACGCGCTCATCGACGCCGAGCTCGAGCGGCTGAACCCGGACATGGTGGTGGAGCTGGGCGCGGGGCTGTCTCGGCGGGGGCTGACGTTCGCGCTCGACCACGGTGTGCGCTACGTCGAGCTGGACCTGCCCGCGGTCGCTGCCTTCAAGCGACGCGTGCTCGAAGACCACGTCCCCGCTTCGTTGCTCGCGCGCGCGGGCGAACGGCTACGTGTGCTGGACGCGGACATCCTCGCGCCGGGGTTTCGCGACGAGCTGGCGAAACACCTAGCCGGCGCCGAGCGGCCCGTGGTCGTCGCCGAGGGGGTGGTGGGCTACTTCGAGGCGGCGCAGCGGCACGCGATCCTCTCCAGCATCCGGGGTGCGCTGCCCCACACAGGCGCGCTGCTCACCGACCTGCGCGTGAGGCAAGGACAGGCTGCGTCCACGCGCGTGCTGCGGCTGGGCATCCTGATCGCCACACGCGGCCGTGGTGCGGCGCCGAGCTTCGCAGACCGCAAGGAGGTGCTGGCCATGCTGCACGGCGCAGGCTTCACGGACGTCGCCGAGCTGCCCGCCCTCGAGCGGGACGTGCTCTCGACGGTGTGGCGCAGCCGACCCTGA
- a CDS encoding alpha/beta fold hydrolase — protein sequence MIVARDPGGAKDTYGGDVGFVFVEAMRIVPCDHSSKTAIVFSHPIGGGAFLPVMKALAERGHHVLYVNTRYRGNDTALILEKCALDLGAGIKDAARRFGYERFILGGWSGGGSLALFYQAQAERPSITHTPAGDPADLVAARFVPAEGIFLVAAHVSRSATLTEWMDPSVLDELDPNARDPELFLYGPDAPQPPYSEAFLARYAAAQVARSHRITDWARHQLDLLARRGQPHGERAFVVHGTMAAPCWLDPAVDPNERKPGTCYLGDPRVVNDGPVGLARFTTLRSWLSQWSLRDSVVHGERNGAQTSVPTLVVGNLADDACTPSQTRRLYDAIPHAKKEMHEISGASHYYMGQNAQLAECLGHYERFLATHGLDG from the coding sequence ATGATCGTGGCGCGCGACCCGGGCGGCGCCAAGGACACCTACGGCGGCGACGTGGGCTTCGTGTTCGTGGAGGCCATGCGCATCGTCCCCTGCGACCACAGCTCGAAGACCGCCATCGTGTTCAGTCACCCCATCGGCGGCGGCGCGTTCCTGCCCGTCATGAAGGCGCTGGCCGAGCGCGGGCACCACGTGCTCTACGTGAACACGCGCTACCGCGGCAACGACACCGCGCTCATCCTCGAGAAGTGCGCGCTGGACCTGGGCGCGGGCATCAAGGACGCGGCGCGGCGCTTCGGGTACGAGCGCTTCATCCTCGGCGGATGGAGCGGCGGGGGCTCGCTGGCGCTCTTCTATCAGGCGCAGGCGGAGCGCCCGAGCATCACGCACACCCCCGCGGGCGACCCGGCCGACCTCGTCGCGGCGCGCTTCGTGCCGGCCGAGGGCATCTTCCTGGTGGCCGCGCACGTCAGCCGCTCCGCCACGCTCACCGAGTGGATGGACCCCTCCGTGCTGGACGAGCTGGACCCGAACGCGCGCGACCCGGAGCTGTTTCTCTATGGGCCCGACGCGCCGCAGCCGCCGTACAGCGAGGCCTTTCTGGCACGCTATGCGGCCGCGCAGGTGGCGCGCTCGCACCGCATCACGGACTGGGCGCGGCACCAGCTGGACTTGCTCGCTCGCCGCGGTCAGCCGCACGGTGAGCGCGCCTTCGTGGTGCACGGCACCATGGCGGCGCCCTGCTGGCTGGACCCGGCGGTGGACCCGAACGAGCGCAAGCCCGGCACGTGCTACCTGGGGGACCCGCGCGTGGTGAACGATGGTCCGGTGGGGCTCGCGCGCTTCACCACGCTGCGCAGCTGGCTCTCGCAGTGGAGCCTGCGGGACTCGGTGGTGCACGGCGAGCGCAACGGCGCACAGACCAGCGTGCCCACCTTGGTGGTGGGCAACCTCGCAGACGACGCGTGTACCCCCAGCCAGACGCGTCGCCTGTACGACGCCATCCCGCACGCCAAGAAAGAGATGCACGAGATCTCGGGCGCGTCGCACTACTACATGGGCCAGAACGCGCAGCTGGCGGAGTGCCTGGGTCACTACGAGCGCTTCCTCGCCACGCACGGGCTCGATGGCTGA
- a CDS encoding cobaltochelatase subunit CobN — translation MHAAALRLVGVVSEQNAPELLEGATIFARLHPEHELQLRTTEQLDQLTDAELRALLGDADAVLLCAVFGDTATRVGRALTQRSPRTVFALSSDAGLLRRSRDAGGLVFDGVADAVLHEATVGLGDSREPVADVARLTRAHPALGPWFEARAYWTARGAPNLAQLMVFVLGRAGAALRARPVQPVAPVRYLRGGREVEAAELGLVRGRPSVAVLDYDTGSRPGDAEVHAALCAHLERAELQCFSVLARWGAPSVAALEALPQLTRGAPLHALVLLQDFVVGGGEGRERATELLGRLDVPVIKGLRLPDRSEAAWRLSEDGLAWDSVHYRVAMPELQGAGQGVVVAAAGPVVADARTGLQLHQLQPIDEELRSLSARVQRWSRLRTLRNADKRIAVVYYNHPPGRHNIGADNLDVPATLFELLHTLKANGYDVGDALPRTQDELLQRILASGVNLPSDRGQLAELAATAQTVSAASYAATFGALPEAVQTAVTSGPLSLLLARVEGQHDPAERVLVEALVSRTLGDVQHLTEGARHRARDRAMRLLEQLGDAYAAALAGRGAWDDVRRLTRAIEATGIEGLRGWGPAPGRVMVSDGSLVIPGLRFGNVFMGPQPPRGWELDEELLHANLAFPPPHQYLAFYEYLRSEFRADVLVHVGRHSTYEFLPGPRVGLAATDFSRLCVGDLPSVYLYIVDGVGEGIQAKRRGLATIVDHLTPSLATSPLYDDLLGLRQLVESFEAAAGGEEGNAVRARAVLAMRARVTELGLREELSESMRGELEVRGIGFDQVDDELLVHEVGHYLTHLQEQFMPFGLHVFGRAWEAPAVDRMLASMAGDGRVDPAWRRALRASPDAERAALLTALEGRFVEPGSGNDPVRTPEVLPTGRNFHALDGAQLPTPTAWALGAELAAEARRDNPVPSGEGDAVILWASDTVRDEGAMVAFGLDLLGVRPVWNARGVLRSIERQPLSDGRMRRDVTFVTSGLFRDLYANLLVWLDRAVLLALDGSSATIRAQHPELSQALSAALLPLGELAAGGSEPLAQNLVAARWVVDAAASLADGQAPAVAGRTATLRLFGNAPGGYGAGINRLAERSGAFRERRELAAAYERRMGHAYGVDQQGAPAHAAFARRLASTRHTYLGRASNLYGLLDNNDGFDYLGGLSVAVEHASGHVPDGHVVQHASADEAHMEALPHALLTELRARHLNPTYLHALMNHGYAGARTMGSEFMENLWGWQVTNPDIVQSWVWDEVDRVYLRDGHELGLTEFLASGPNAHVKTNMLAIMLVAAQRAYWDAPPERVDAIAREFAALVLESGLPGSGHTKPDHPVMAFVRERLPEDTREAFDAALAAAQQPEVAASDNESPSTVREVSVDDGAAGEVSAPQAVMAGVGVLALAFLLGLRRGRRAR, via the coding sequence ATGCACGCGGCCGCGCTGCGGTTGGTCGGCGTCGTGTCCGAGCAGAACGCGCCCGAGCTGCTGGAGGGCGCGACCATCTTCGCCCGCCTGCACCCGGAGCACGAGCTGCAGCTGCGCACCACCGAGCAGCTCGACCAGCTGACCGACGCGGAGCTGCGCGCGCTCCTCGGCGACGCGGACGCCGTGCTGCTGTGCGCGGTGTTCGGCGACACGGCGACTCGGGTGGGCCGTGCCCTCACGCAGCGCTCGCCGCGCACGGTGTTCGCGCTGAGCAGCGACGCTGGGCTCTTGCGCCGCAGCCGCGACGCGGGCGGGCTCGTGTTCGACGGCGTGGCGGACGCCGTGCTGCACGAAGCCACCGTGGGCCTGGGGGACTCTCGTGAGCCAGTCGCCGACGTCGCACGCCTGACGCGCGCGCACCCCGCGCTCGGCCCTTGGTTCGAGGCGCGCGCCTACTGGACAGCCCGTGGGGCCCCCAACCTGGCGCAGCTGATGGTGTTCGTGCTGGGTCGTGCGGGCGCTGCGCTCCGGGCCCGGCCCGTGCAGCCCGTCGCCCCCGTGCGCTACCTGCGTGGCGGACGCGAGGTGGAGGCTGCCGAGCTCGGCCTCGTACGTGGCCGGCCGAGCGTCGCGGTGCTGGACTACGACACGGGCTCACGGCCCGGCGACGCCGAGGTGCACGCGGCGCTGTGCGCCCACCTGGAGCGAGCCGAGCTGCAGTGCTTCTCGGTGCTGGCCCGCTGGGGGGCGCCGAGCGTCGCCGCGCTCGAGGCCTTACCTCAGCTGACGCGCGGCGCGCCGCTGCACGCGCTGGTGCTGCTGCAGGACTTCGTGGTGGGCGGCGGCGAGGGGCGAGAGCGCGCGACGGAGCTGCTCGGCCGCCTCGACGTGCCCGTCATCAAGGGGCTGCGCCTGCCTGACCGCAGCGAGGCCGCGTGGCGCCTCTCCGAGGACGGGCTCGCGTGGGACAGCGTGCACTACCGCGTGGCCATGCCCGAGCTGCAGGGGGCGGGGCAGGGGGTGGTGGTCGCCGCCGCAGGCCCCGTCGTCGCGGACGCGCGCACGGGACTGCAGCTGCACCAGCTTCAGCCCATCGACGAGGAGCTGCGTTCGCTCAGCGCCCGCGTCCAGCGCTGGTCCCGCCTGCGCACCTTGCGCAACGCCGACAAGCGCATCGCCGTCGTCTACTACAACCACCCGCCCGGCAGACACAACATCGGCGCCGACAACCTGGACGTGCCCGCCACGCTCTTCGAACTGCTGCACACGTTGAAGGCGAACGGCTACGACGTGGGCGACGCGCTGCCGCGCACCCAGGACGAGCTGCTACAGCGCATCCTCGCGAGCGGCGTGAACCTGCCCTCGGACCGCGGACAGCTGGCGGAGCTGGCGGCCACTGCGCAGACCGTCTCCGCCGCCAGCTACGCGGCGACCTTCGGCGCGCTCCCCGAAGCGGTGCAGACCGCGGTGACGTCGGGGCCTCTGTCGCTCCTGCTCGCACGTGTGGAGGGGCAGCACGACCCAGCCGAGCGTGTGCTCGTCGAGGCGCTGGTGAGTCGCACGCTCGGAGACGTGCAGCACCTGACGGAAGGAGCGCGGCACCGCGCGCGCGACCGCGCCATGCGCCTGCTGGAGCAGCTGGGCGACGCGTACGCCGCAGCGCTCGCGGGGCGCGGGGCGTGGGACGACGTGCGCCGCCTCACGCGCGCGATCGAGGCCACGGGCATCGAGGGTTTGCGCGGCTGGGGGCCTGCACCAGGGCGGGTCATGGTCAGCGATGGGAGCCTGGTCATCCCGGGGCTGCGCTTCGGCAACGTGTTCATGGGGCCGCAGCCGCCCCGCGGGTGGGAGCTGGACGAGGAGCTGCTGCACGCCAACCTCGCGTTCCCGCCACCGCACCAGTACCTCGCGTTCTACGAGTACCTGCGGAGCGAGTTCCGCGCCGACGTGCTGGTGCACGTGGGTCGGCACTCCACGTACGAGTTCCTGCCCGGGCCGCGGGTGGGGCTCGCGGCGACCGACTTCTCGCGCCTGTGCGTCGGGGACCTGCCCAGCGTCTACCTCTACATCGTCGACGGGGTGGGTGAGGGCATCCAGGCGAAGCGGCGCGGGCTGGCGACCATCGTCGACCACCTCACGCCCTCGCTCGCGACGAGCCCGCTGTACGACGACCTCCTCGGGCTGCGCCAGCTGGTGGAGAGCTTCGAAGCCGCGGCCGGCGGGGAGGAGGGCAACGCCGTGCGCGCGCGCGCCGTGCTCGCCATGCGCGCGCGCGTCACGGAGCTGGGGCTGCGCGAAGAGCTGAGCGAGAGCATGCGCGGCGAGCTCGAGGTGCGCGGCATCGGCTTCGACCAGGTGGACGACGAGCTGCTGGTGCACGAGGTGGGGCACTACCTCACGCACCTGCAGGAGCAGTTCATGCCGTTCGGGCTGCACGTGTTCGGGCGCGCCTGGGAGGCCCCCGCGGTGGACCGCATGCTGGCGTCCATGGCGGGCGACGGGCGGGTCGACCCCGCGTGGCGTCGCGCCCTGCGCGCGTCTCCGGACGCGGAGCGCGCGGCGCTGCTCACGGCGCTCGAGGGGCGCTTCGTCGAGCCCGGCAGCGGCAACGACCCCGTGCGCACACCCGAGGTGCTGCCCACCGGGAGGAACTTCCACGCGCTCGACGGAGCGCAGCTGCCCACCCCCACCGCGTGGGCGCTGGGCGCCGAGCTGGCCGCAGAGGCGCGCCGCGACAACCCCGTGCCGAGCGGGGAAGGGGACGCGGTCATCCTGTGGGCCTCCGACACGGTGCGCGACGAGGGCGCGATGGTGGCCTTCGGGCTCGACCTGCTGGGGGTGCGCCCGGTGTGGAACGCGCGCGGCGTGCTGCGCTCCATCGAGCGGCAGCCGCTCAGCGACGGACGCATGCGCCGCGACGTCACCTTCGTCACGTCGGGCCTGTTTCGCGACCTGTACGCGAACCTCCTGGTGTGGCTCGACCGCGCTGTCTTGCTCGCGCTCGACGGCTCGTCCGCGACCATCCGCGCTCAGCACCCCGAGCTGAGCCAGGCGCTGTCTGCTGCGCTCCTGCCGCTGGGGGAGCTCGCCGCGGGGGGGAGCGAGCCTCTCGCACAGAACCTCGTCGCGGCGCGTTGGGTGGTGGACGCGGCGGCCAGCCTGGCGGATGGTCAGGCGCCGGCGGTCGCGGGTCGCACCGCCACCCTGCGGCTCTTCGGCAACGCACCCGGCGGGTACGGCGCGGGCATCAACCGCCTGGCCGAGCGCTCGGGCGCGTTCCGTGAACGACGCGAGCTGGCGGCTGCCTACGAGCGACGCATGGGGCACGCCTACGGGGTGGACCAGCAGGGCGCGCCAGCACACGCGGCCTTCGCGCGGCGCCTCGCGAGCACGCGGCACACCTATCTCGGTCGCGCCAGCAACCTGTACGGGCTGCTCGACAACAACGACGGGTTCGACTACCTCGGCGGCCTCTCCGTGGCCGTGGAGCACGCCAGCGGGCACGTCCCGGACGGGCACGTGGTGCAGCACGCGAGCGCTGACGAGGCGCACATGGAGGCGCTCCCACACGCGCTGCTGACCGAGCTCCGCGCGCGTCACCTGAACCCCACGTACCTGCACGCGCTGATGAACCACGGCTACGCAGGCGCGCGCACCATGGGCAGCGAGTTCATGGAGAACCTCTGGGGCTGGCAGGTGACCAACCCCGACATCGTGCAGAGCTGGGTCTGGGACGAGGTCGACCGTGTGTACCTGCGCGACGGTCACGAGCTGGGTCTCACCGAGTTCCTAGCGAGCGGTCCCAACGCGCACGTGAAGACCAACATGCTCGCCATCATGCTGGTGGCGGCGCAGCGCGCGTATTGGGACGCGCCGCCCGAACGCGTCGACGCCATCGCACGGGAGTTCGCGGCGCTGGTGCTGGAGAGCGGGCTGCCGGGAAGCGGGCACACCAAGCCGGACCATCCCGTCATGGCCTTCGTGCGCGAGCGGCTTCCAGAGGACACACGCGAAGCGTTCGATGCGGCGCTGGCGGCCGCGCAGCAACCGGAGGTCGCGGCGTCGGACAACGAGAGCCCGAGCACGGTACGCGAGGTCAGCGTGGACGACGGCGCCGCAGGCGAGGTGAGCGCGCCGCAGGCCGTCATGGCGGGGGTGGGCGTGCTCGCCCTCGCGTTCCTGCTCGGGCTGCGTCGCGGACGGAGGGCCCGATGA
- a CDS encoding isocitrate lyase/PEP mutase family protein, with amino-acid sequence MNRIQSILNDDGHVVLPGVYDALSAKLAERAGFRALFVSGYAVSATYLGEPDVGLLTQTEMLARLRTICRSVSVPVIADADTGYGNALNVIRTVNELIDAGAAGCFLEDQVWPKRCGHMQGKKVVPRAEFIEKLRAAVDARGTRDFAVCARTDAIAAVGLDEALARMHAARDVGVDLLFVEAPRDEADMQRVVAELPGPLVANMVEGGKTPLRSVDQLRAQGFQVLLYPVSGLYAAAHALSQVYGALRRDGITTAEAERMVSFDEFGELIGLEAKYALASKYEAP; translated from the coding sequence ATGAACCGCATCCAGTCGATCCTGAACGACGACGGCCACGTCGTCCTGCCGGGCGTGTACGACGCCCTATCCGCCAAGCTGGCCGAGCGCGCCGGGTTCCGCGCGTTGTTCGTGAGCGGCTATGCGGTGTCCGCCACGTACCTGGGAGAGCCGGACGTGGGCCTGCTGACCCAGACCGAGATGCTGGCGCGCTTGCGGACCATCTGCCGCAGCGTGAGCGTCCCCGTCATTGCGGACGCGGACACCGGCTACGGCAACGCGCTGAACGTCATCCGGACCGTGAACGAGCTGATCGACGCCGGGGCCGCCGGCTGCTTCCTCGAGGACCAGGTGTGGCCCAAGCGCTGCGGGCACATGCAGGGCAAGAAGGTGGTGCCGCGCGCCGAGTTCATCGAGAAGCTGCGCGCGGCCGTGGACGCGCGTGGCACGCGAGACTTCGCCGTCTGCGCTCGCACGGACGCCATCGCCGCAGTGGGTTTGGACGAGGCGCTGGCACGCATGCACGCCGCGCGTGACGTGGGCGTGGACCTGCTCTTCGTGGAGGCGCCACGGGACGAGGCGGACATGCAGCGCGTGGTCGCGGAGCTCCCCGGGCCGTTGGTCGCGAACATGGTCGAGGGCGGCAAGACCCCGCTGCGCTCGGTGGACCAGCTGCGCGCGCAGGGCTTCCAGGTGCTGCTCTATCCCGTGAGCGGGCTGTACGCGGCGGCCCACGCGCTCAGCCAGGTGTACGGGGCGCTGCGGCGCGACGGCATCACCACGGCAGAGGCTGAGCGCATGGTGAGCTTCGACGAGTTCGGCGAGCTGATCGGCCTCGAGGCCAAGTACGCCCTGGCCTCCAAGTACGAAGCTCCGTAG
- a CDS encoding TetR/AcrR family transcriptional regulator — protein sequence MAERRPRERLAPSDWVQASIEAARTGGSEGVRIDALCRALGVTKGSFYHHFASRKELVDAVAEYWASTQPTLAREHLASLPNDPSARLEAMVQLFTHRELGQRDRAMRAWGAAEAVIEQAVATADAQVLAILEGLMKQLGLDKAAREDYARMLMVGAVGFYGAPHLVAGGGRRRVANRVLASIRAAAKPR from the coding sequence ATGGCTGAGCGCCGCCCGCGCGAGCGCCTGGCCCCCTCGGACTGGGTGCAGGCGTCCATCGAGGCGGCGCGCACGGGCGGCAGCGAAGGGGTCCGCATCGACGCGCTGTGCCGCGCGCTGGGCGTGACCAAGGGCAGCTTCTACCACCACTTCGCGTCGCGGAAGGAGCTGGTGGACGCCGTGGCCGAGTACTGGGCGAGCACGCAACCCACGCTGGCACGTGAGCACCTCGCGTCCCTGCCCAACGACCCGTCTGCGCGCCTCGAGGCGATGGTGCAGCTCTTCACGCACCGTGAGCTGGGGCAGCGCGACCGGGCGATGCGCGCCTGGGGCGCGGCCGAGGCCGTCATCGAGCAGGCCGTGGCTACCGCCGACGCGCAGGTGCTCGCCATCTTGGAGGGGCTGATGAAGCAGCTGGGTCTCGACAAGGCCGCCCGCGAGGACTACGCGCGCATGCTGATGGTGGGGGCCGTGGGCTTCTACGGGGCGCCGCACTTGGTCGCGGGAGGTGGGCGCCGACGAGTCGCGAATCGCGTGCTCGCTTCGATCAGGGCCGCGGCCAAGCCGCGCTGA
- a CDS encoding PQQ-binding-like beta-propeller repeat protein: MSWQPPTLWSRLLSLLASLTFGCGSGGDAPPDMGVFDATVDVGPSDTTPPTGEITFPMLDAFTEAAQAHVRGTASDDVGVVSVTVNGVDADSDDDFATWSADIPLSESETEVRVVIRDAAGGSTTLARSISRFYPFRAPYGAHLDTVNDRFTYLSDDLVVGTRLMVADIAAQDVRVLASLAAFGEGADRPVALAFDSARSRWVFGARVASAMGSRGLYTFSESAGFAPLSNTTTHPAAAVIENAVYVEYDPTRDVLYVIDGANASIVAVDGTSGDREVLSSPTVPNANAPLLDVPTAARVSADGNTLYVVDRTGGLMAIDTTSGVRTPISNGTLGSGPALTTTMGLALDEANGRAFVYDAGLNRALVEVDLASGDRTVLADNMGGEPSLRDARALFYDPFREAVVLGADVSHALLAVSTVDGERTSLLRDGFPRTFEATQPRDAAVLGDALYVAVANADFTGLLRIGADGARTEHIDFGGAFVTLLEPVPGERTFFGLNQNTNGAIYRLDLDTRTVTVVRDGTSPGIATPGYAGLAPLSADEVLVLSDDTATVGRPVTVARVDVSSGRATLLSDPTTPDTTLPLMSVYTLAVDAARNRALVGAFGPSALYAVDLTSGARSLFAEAPATGPLVGQLSGPVLLDGRIYALLDSRDVVSLDPTTGARTMVAAGVSPRRWLNTLHVDGGRLIAVEGGGNVLQVDPESGAVLALHR; encoded by the coding sequence ATGTCTTGGCAACCGCCCACCCTCTGGTCCCGTCTCCTCTCGTTGCTCGCCAGCCTCACCTTCGGGTGCGGCTCGGGGGGTGACGCTCCCCCCGACATGGGTGTGTTCGACGCGACGGTCGACGTGGGCCCGAGCGACACCACACCGCCCACCGGGGAGATCACCTTTCCCATGTTGGATGCGTTCACCGAGGCCGCGCAGGCGCACGTGCGCGGCACCGCCAGCGACGACGTGGGCGTGGTGTCCGTCACGGTCAACGGGGTCGACGCCGACAGCGACGACGACTTCGCCACCTGGTCGGCGGACATCCCCCTGAGCGAGAGCGAGACGGAGGTGCGCGTCGTCATCCGAGACGCGGCCGGAGGGAGCACCACGCTCGCTCGGAGCATCTCGCGCTTCTATCCGTTTCGAGCGCCCTATGGCGCGCACCTCGACACCGTGAACGACCGCTTCACCTACCTGTCCGACGACCTCGTCGTGGGGACGCGGCTGATGGTGGCCGACATCGCCGCGCAAGACGTGCGCGTGCTTGCCTCGCTCGCCGCCTTCGGGGAAGGCGCGGACCGACCCGTGGCGCTGGCCTTCGACAGCGCGCGCAGCCGCTGGGTCTTCGGGGCGCGCGTGGCCAGTGCGATGGGCTCGCGCGGGCTCTACACGTTCAGCGAGAGCGCGGGGTTCGCACCCCTCTCCAACACCACCACGCACCCGGCGGCGGCGGTCATCGAGAACGCGGTCTACGTGGAGTACGACCCCACGCGCGACGTGCTCTACGTCATCGACGGAGCCAACGCGAGCATCGTCGCGGTGGACGGGACGAGCGGTGACCGCGAGGTGCTCTCGTCGCCCACCGTGCCCAACGCCAACGCGCCGCTCCTGGATGTGCCCACCGCCGCGCGCGTCAGCGCGGACGGCAACACGCTCTACGTCGTGGACCGCACCGGCGGGCTGATGGCCATCGACACGACCAGCGGCGTGCGGACGCCCATCTCCAACGGCACGTTGGGCAGCGGTCCTGCGCTGACCACGACGATGGGGCTCGCCCTAGACGAGGCGAACGGCCGCGCCTTCGTGTACGACGCCGGGCTCAACCGGGCACTCGTCGAGGTGGACCTGGCCTCGGGGGACCGTACCGTGCTGGCCGACAACATGGGGGGGGAACCCTCCCTGCGCGACGCGCGCGCGCTGTTCTACGACCCGTTCCGTGAGGCGGTGGTCCTCGGCGCGGACGTGAGCCACGCGTTGCTCGCCGTCTCGACCGTGGACGGCGAGCGCACCTCGCTGCTGCGGGACGGCTTCCCTCGCACCTTCGAAGCCACGCAGCCCCGCGACGCCGCGGTTCTGGGCGACGCGCTGTACGTCGCCGTGGCCAACGCGGACTTCACCGGCTTGCTGCGCATCGGCGCCGATGGCGCGCGCACCGAGCACATCGACTTCGGCGGCGCGTTCGTCACGCTGCTCGAGCCCGTTCCGGGGGAGCGCACCTTCTTCGGACTGAACCAGAACACCAACGGGGCCATCTATCGTCTCGACCTCGACACCCGCACGGTGACGGTGGTTCGCGACGGAACCTCGCCGGGCATCGCGACGCCGGGCTACGCCGGGCTCGCCCCCTTGTCTGCCGACGAGGTGCTCGTGCTCTCCGACGACACGGCGACCGTGGGGCGACCCGTCACCGTCGCCCGCGTGGACGTCAGCAGCGGGCGCGCCACCTTACTGTCGGACCCGACCACGCCGGACACCACCCTCCCGCTGATGTCCGTCTACACCCTCGCCGTGGACGCCGCGCGCAATCGTGCGCTGGTCGGCGCGTTCGGCCCGTCAGCGCTGTACGCGGTCGACCTCACCAGCGGCGCGCGCTCCCTGTTCGCGGAGGCGCCGGCCACGGGTCCGCTGGTCGGGCAGCTCTCTGGTCCCGTGCTGCTGGACGGGCGCATCTACGCGCTGCTCGACAGCCGTGACGTGGTCTCGCTGGACCCGACCACGGGGGCGCGCACGATGGTCGCCGCTGGCGTCTCGCCCCGACGCTGGCTCAACACGCTGCACGTCGACGGGGGCCGCCTGATCGCGGTCGAAGGCGGCGGCAACGTGCTGCAGGTGGACCCCGAGAGCGGTGCTGTCTTGGCGCTGCACCGCTGA